CCCTTGCCGACGGTGAGGTTGATGTCCTGCAGCACATGCAGGTCCCCGAAGTGCTTGTTGACGTCACGCAGCTCGATCAACGGATCGACAGCCATGCCCAGCCCCAGTCCATGTCAGCTGTGTAGCGGTAGTCGCAAACTATCCACGCAAAACGGGACTTAGTGAACGACACGCATCTTTCAGACAAAAGCCGTATTTATCTCGAATTTATGTAAGTCCCGAGATCAGCGCCTTACGCCTCCGCCACTTCCGCGTACAGCTGTGACAGCTCGGGCACCCCGCTCGCGGCCCACTCCTGCCCCGAGGCCACGACATCGAACTCACGCCCGGAGGCGAGCCGGACGACCGGCTGACCGTCCGGCCGGATCTTCCACGCGGCTCCGGGCACGGTGCGCACGATGACGGTGCCCAGATACAGACCGGCGTCGTTGCCGAGCCAGGGCAGGACCTCCTCGTCGTCCCGCCAACGCGGCACCAACTGGTCGACCGCCTCCAACGAGGCCGCGCTGTCGTCGAGTTGGACCCCGGCCCGCGACGCGTGGGAGCGCAGGAGTTCGCACTCGGAAAGGAGTTCGGCGATGCCCTCGGGGTCAGGAGCCCCGCGCTTCTCGGGCCGGTCGCCCAGAAAAGGGATCTTCATACCCCCAGCGTGTCATTCGTACTGCCGAACGCACCACAGGCGCGCGGGCCACCGATTCCGGTCGAGTTCACGCCGAGTTCGGGCATGGCTCGTTGACGGGTCACGGGCGCCTCTCTAACTTCACGGTGCGTCCTGCGTCTCGCCTGAACGTCTCACTGAACTTGTCATGTGCAGTCATACGCGGTCCTGAGCGGTCGCGAACGGGAGGAGTCGGAGTTGCGCCGACGTGTGTGGAGTTCCGCGGTCGTCCTCGCTCTCAGCGCGGCCCTGGTGCCGGGTGTCACCGCGCAGGCGGCCACCGAGCGCAGAGCCGGGCCGCTCCCACTGGAGCGGCTCTTCGACAACACGGCGGTCAGCTACAACACCCGTCCCGCCGAGGCGGACTTCGACGGGGTGGGCGGCTCCCTGTCCGCGCAGGACCTCTCGGCCGCGGGCTGGACACCCGGCCGCGTGCTCACCGTGCAGGGCGCCCGGCTGACCTGGCCGAACCGGCGGCCGGGCGAGCCGGACAACGTACGGGCCAACGGACAGGACGTGCGGGTGCGCGGCCGCGGTGACGCGCTCGCCTTTCTGGTGGCGGGGACGGACGGGCACGACGTCGGTGGCACGGGGACGGTGACGTACGCCGACGGCACCCGGACCGGCTACAGCCTGACCGCCTCCGACTGGCGCACCGGCCCGCTCGCCACCAAGGCGGTCGCCCTGCCGCACATCAACACGCCCGGCGGCCAACTCGCCGAGCGGGCGCGGCTGTACGTCATGACCGTGCCGCTGGTCATGGGGCGCGAGGTCGCCTCGGTACGGCTGCCGTTCGCGCCCGGGCTGCATGTGTTCGCGCTGGCGGTGCGGGCCGCGCCCCCGGGCTGGACGGGGAGTTGGGCCACCGCGACGGGTGGCTATCCGACCGTGGGGCCGTGGACCGACCGGACGTTGCGGCTGGTGGTGCACACCTCGGCGGGCGGGCCGCGGGTGCGGCTGCGGTTCGACAACACCTTCGCGGCGGCGCCGGTGCGGATCGGGAGCGCCACGGTGGCGGTGCAGGAGGCGGGCGCGGCGGCACGCAGGACGCCGGTTCCGGTGTCCTTCCGGGGCAGGGCGGGCGTCGAGATCCCGGCGGGGGCGCAGGCGTACAGCGATCCGCTCGGCTTCGAGGTGCCCGCGGACACCAATCTGCTGGTGAGCTTCCATCTGCCCGGGAGCGTGCCGGCCGCGCCCGTGCACCGGCTCGCGCAGCAGCGGTCGTATGTGAGCGGGCCCGGCGACCATACGGCGGACGGCTCCGCGGCGTCGTACGGCACGGTCCTGACCAGCTGGCCGTTGCTGACAGGTGTCGACGTGGGCGGTGGGCCGGGGTCCGTGGTGCTGCTGGGGGACTCGATCACCGACGGCGACAGGTCCACGATGGACGCCAACCGGCGGTGGCCCAATGTGTTGGCCACACGGCTGCTGAACCAGCATGTGGTCCCGCGCTATGGGGTGCTGAACCAGGGGATCTCCGGCAACCGTGTGGTCAGCGACCGCTATCCCGGTGACGGAGTGTCCACGGACACGGCCGGGGTGAGCGCCTTGTACCGGTTCGACCGGGATGTCCTGGCCCAGACGTCGGCGCGCACGGTGGTGGTGTTCGAGGGCGTCAACGATGTGCGGTGGGGCACGACCGCGGAACAGGTGATCGCCGGGTTGCGCGCGATCGCCGACCGGGGGCACGCGCGGGGGCTGCGGATGCTGGCGGCGACGATCCTGCCGTGCGAGGGGGAAGTGCGCTGCACGGCGGCGGCCGACGCGGAGCGGCTCAAGGTGAACCATTGGATCCGCACCGGCCCCGCGTTCGACGGCGTGCTCGACTTCGACGCCGTGGTACGGGACCCGGCGCGGCCGTCCCGGATGCTGCCCGCGTACGACAGCGGGGACCATCTGCATCCGGGCGACGCCGGGCTCGCTGCGCTGGCCGAGTCGGTGGATCTGCGGGGGCTGCTTCGGTGACGTTGCCCGGCGTCGCAGGGACCGTCTGGGGGCTGCGCCCCCCAGGCCCCCCTTCGGCCTGAACCGCCTCGTCCTCAAACTCCGGACAGGCTGGAAATGGCCGGCCTGGCTACACGTCCAGGTCCACGACCACCGGTGCATGGTCCGACGCGCCCTTGCCCTTGCGCTCCTCGCGGTCCACGTAGGAGTCGGTGACCGCCTTGGCGAACGGCTCGTTGCCGTACACCAGGTCGATGCGCATGCCGCGGTTCTTGGGGAAGCAGAGCTGGCGGTAGTCCCAGTACGTGAACGGGGCGTCGTACTTCAGGGGGCGCGGGACCACGTCGGACAGGCCGGACTCGCGCAGGGAGGCGAGGGCGGCGCGCTCGGCGGGGGTGACGTGAGTGAGGCCCTCGAAGGCCGCCACGTCGTAGACGTCGTCGTCCGTCGGCGCCACGTTGTAGTCGCCCATCACCGCGAACGGGCGGCTGCCGCCCGCATCCCCCGCGACGGCGGCCTTGAGGGCCTCGAACCACTGGAGCTTGTAGGCGTAGTGCGGGTGGTCCACCTCACGGCCGTTCGGCACGTACACCGACCAGACGCGGACCGGGCCGCAGGTGGCGGAGATGGCGCGGGGCTCCACGGCGCCGTCGAAGCCGGGGTCGCCCGGGAGTCCCTTGACGACCTCCTTGAGGCCTACGCGGGAGAGCACCGCCACGCCGTTCCACCGGCCGGTGGCGTGGACCGCCGCCTCGTAGCCGAGGTCGCGCAGCGGGTCGAACGGGAACTGCTCCTCGGCGACCTTGGCCTCCTGCAGGCACAGCACGTCGGTGCCGCTGCTCTCCAGCCAGGTCAGCAGCCTGGGCAGGCGGGCGGTGATCGAGTTCACGTTCCAGGTCGCGATGCGCATGCCTGACAACTTACCGGGCGGGACTGACAACCCGGCCCCGCCCGGGGTGGGCCCGCTCACAC
Above is a window of Streptomyces sp. DT2A-34 DNA encoding:
- a CDS encoding DUF6278 family protein, whose product is MKIPFLGDRPEKRGAPDPEGIAELLSECELLRSHASRAGVQLDDSAASLEAVDQLVPRWRDDEEVLPWLGNDAGLYLGTVIVRTVPGAAWKIRPDGQPVVRLASGREFDVVASGQEWAASGVPELSQLYAEVAEA
- a CDS encoding SGNH/GDSL hydrolase family protein, yielding MRRRVWSSAVVLALSAALVPGVTAQAATERRAGPLPLERLFDNTAVSYNTRPAEADFDGVGGSLSAQDLSAAGWTPGRVLTVQGARLTWPNRRPGEPDNVRANGQDVRVRGRGDALAFLVAGTDGHDVGGTGTVTYADGTRTGYSLTASDWRTGPLATKAVALPHINTPGGQLAERARLYVMTVPLVMGREVASVRLPFAPGLHVFALAVRAAPPGWTGSWATATGGYPTVGPWTDRTLRLVVHTSAGGPRVRLRFDNTFAAAPVRIGSATVAVQEAGAAARRTPVPVSFRGRAGVEIPAGAQAYSDPLGFEVPADTNLLVSFHLPGSVPAAPVHRLAQQRSYVSGPGDHTADGSAASYGTVLTSWPLLTGVDVGGGPGSVVLLGDSITDGDRSTMDANRRWPNVLATRLLNQHVVPRYGVLNQGISGNRVVSDRYPGDGVSTDTAGVSALYRFDRDVLAQTSARTVVVFEGVNDVRWGTTAEQVIAGLRAIADRGHARGLRMLAATILPCEGEVRCTAAADAERLKVNHWIRTGPAFDGVLDFDAVVRDPARPSRMLPAYDSGDHLHPGDAGLAALAESVDLRGLLR
- a CDS encoding exodeoxyribonuclease III — encoded protein: MRIATWNVNSITARLPRLLTWLESSGTDVLCLQEAKVAEEQFPFDPLRDLGYEAAVHATGRWNGVAVLSRVGLKEVVKGLPGDPGFDGAVEPRAISATCGPVRVWSVYVPNGREVDHPHYAYKLQWFEALKAAVAGDAGGSRPFAVMGDYNVAPTDDDVYDVAAFEGLTHVTPAERAALASLRESGLSDVVPRPLKYDAPFTYWDYRQLCFPKNRGMRIDLVYGNEPFAKAVTDSYVDREERKGKGASDHAPVVVDLDV